Proteins encoded together in one Onychomys torridus chromosome 1, mOncTor1.1, whole genome shotgun sequence window:
- the Zg16 gene encoding zymogen granule membrane protein 16, protein MLAIILLALLCASASGNAIQSRSSSYSGEYGGKGGKRFSHSGNQLDGPITAIRVRANSRYIVGLQVRYGTQWSDYVGGTQGDLEEIFLHPGESVIQVSGKYRYYVKKLVFVTDKGRQLPFGKDSGTSFNAVPLHPNTVLRFISGRSGSVIDSISFHWDVYPSHCNTC, encoded by the exons ATGTTGGCCATCATTCTTTTAGCCCTTCTTTGTGCCTCGGCCTCCGGCAATGCCA TTCAGTCCAGGTCCTCCTCCTACAGCGGGGAATACGGAGGTAAAGGAGGGAAGCGATTCTCTCATTCTGGCAACCAGCTAGACGGTCCCATCACGGCCATCCGTGTCCGAGCCAATTCACGCTACATAGTGGG GCTCCAGGTGCGCTACGGCACACAGTGGAGTGACTATGTGGGTGGCACACAGGGAGACCTGGAGGAGATCTTTCTGCACCCCGGGGAATCCGTGATCCAGGTGTCTGGCAAGTACAGGTACTATGTGAAGAAGCTGGTCTTCGTGACAGACAAAGGCCGCCAGCTGCCTTTCGGAAAAGATTCAGGCACAAGTTTCAACGCTGTTCCCCTGCACCCCAACACCGTCCTCCGTTTCATTAGTGGCCGGTCTGGCTCTGTCATTGATTCCATTAGCTTCCACTGGGATGTCTACCCTAGCCACTGCAACACTTGCTGA